GTTGTTTCGAATAAttaccaacaacaacaacataataataatattaataaccaTAACCATAATAACGGATCTACTTCAGATTCTCAAAAAAGACCTATCTTTGCCATTGAACAATTAAGTCCATACCAAAATTTATGGACTATTAAGGCTAGAGTATCGTATAAATCCGATATTAGAACCTGGAGAAACCAAAGAGGCGAAggtaaattatttaatgtcAACTTCTTGGACGAAACTGGCGAAATTAGGGCCACTGCATTCAATGATAACGCTGAAAAATACTTTGAGATACTACAAGAGGGCAAAGTCTATTATGTTTCTAAAGCCAGAGTGCAACCATCCAAACCACAGTTTTCTCATTTAAAACACCCCTACGAATTACAATTAGACAGAGATAGTGTTGTTGAGGAATGCATGGATGATCAAGGTAATGTTCCTCAGCTACATTTCGATTTTGTAAAGCTAAGTTCTGTTGAAAACACGGAACCAAACTCTGTTGTGGATGTTATGGGCATCATTCAAGAGATCACCCCtgtttttcaaatcaaCTCAAAAGCCGGTAAAACCTATGATCGCCGTGATATTACCATTGTGGATGACTCTGGTTACTCAATTTCTCTTGGTTTATGGAATAATTTAGCTgttgattttaatttgcCAGAAGGATCGGTTATCGTTGCAAAGGGGGTTAGGGTTAGTGACTTCAACGGCAAAAGCTTGTCAATGACCCCAAACGGCAACATCTATTCAAACCCAGAAACCCCTGAAGCGTTTGCTCTAAAAGGTTGGTACGATTCTCAAGGTAAGAGTTCTACATTCCATTCTTTGAAACAAGAGTTTAGCAGAAGGGATAACATTGCTGAGCGTAAAACAATTAGGGCTGCCGAAGAGGAAAACCTGGGTGCAAGTGAGCGTGGCGATTACTTTAACATTAAAGCAGCTATTACATATGTAAGAACCGATAATTTCTGTTACCCAGGGTGTTCCAGTCCTAATTGCGccaaaaaagttattgagACGTCTGATGGTTCTTGGAGATGTGAAAAATGTGATGCTACTTACCCAACTCCAAACTATAGATACACCTTAAGCATATCTGTCCTAGATGAAACTGGTCAAATGTGGTTGACTCTATTTAATGAACAAGCTGAAACTTTATTAGGCGTTAGTGCTAATAAATTGAtggaaattaaagaaaattcaGATACCGAATTTAACGATATAATTCAAAAAGTTCAAATGTGTGAGTTTGATTTCAGAATAAGAGCTCGTCAAGATACATACAATGACGTTCAAAAGATTAGATACAGTGCCGCAACCATTAGTAGATTGAATTTCAAAGCAGAAGCTGATTATTTGGCTAAAGAACTTTCCAAAGTGAATATTTGAatcatttttcttctaCTCCTCTTCCTTCAATCCCTTACATTTTTTCTAGTTTATAccttcttaatttttttcattttttttttttttttttttttttttccattcttttaaacattaaatgttaactattattattattattattattattattattattattattattattattattatttatttatttttccttttctttttatattatatcacttataaaatattgtaaCTCATTATTTAGAATACAAATGACCGTTTAAACAATTCTACTTTTGCTTCATCAACACTAGAATCAAGTGCACAACCAGGGAACAGTGATGGCGTTGGAAAATCGTAATTGTAACAAGTTTCAGTCTcttccttcttttcttttgtaaTGATGGCAGATCCATTCTGTACCTTTGAATTTCCATCGAGTGTACCGGCTTTAATATTCTCATTTGGGCCCTTTAACACATTGTTTGCTACAGTGTTCTTCGGAAGAGATTGCGTAGTActattaaatgaaaaactaAATTTGGATTTGTTTGGAGCCAACGCAGTCTCGGTTTTgtctttaataaaagattgCTCATCTTTTTCAAGTTTTGAGTTCTCTTCAAGTCTTGAAGCTTTTTCGCCCGGAGAAGAAGACCTCATATGTTTGTTCTTATACAACAgattcttatttttctgtTCCTCGATACAGCCGCTTGCATCTTTAGTGGCAACCACCTTAGGTAGAAAAGATTTGTAGGGATTAGACATGGAATCATCTCTTTGAAGCTTTAAAGACGGTTCTTCGCTTTCAGAAAGCAGGTTGATTAACGCTGTCGCTGTGTTACTTAGTTTTTTCCCTTTAACCTCAGTTTTTTCCTGTTCCTCACTTGTGTTCTctgttatttttggttGATAAATaccatttaatttatatggAGAAGCAACTACcgaaaaatcaaatattcTCTTCTTGTATGGTAAAGACTGCACATGCTTGAGATTAGGATCGTAATTCGGGGTAAACTCTGGCACTTCAGAGGATCTGCGGGTTGATGATAGTACTgcacttttattatcacaAAGCATTGCTGAATGGTTGTTAATTGCCTCTTCCCCTTTTTTGACCAAAACTTTTCTGGATTTGTTGATCAGTGATAAAACACCTTCAAGCTCAATCTCAGATAGAGGTTCCTTCCCCTTTTCTTGGAAAAATTTGGCTAATTTTGCATTAGAAGTGTCTGGATCTTCATGTATAGAAGCATAACTATCATTTTCGTGACCATGGTccatattattaacaacagTATCATTCTTGATCGAATTAACTACTTCGATAGGTTGTAAAGGTGTAGCATAATCTCCAGTGTAAAAACCGCCAGGAACCAacagattattattattatagtccagttttttcactttttcctttttattatccGCTACTACTTTGTTCCGTTGAATTTCAAAAAGAGACTTCAGACTTGCAAAAAtagatttcttttttgtttgtggTTTCACTACCTTCCCGATGAAACCAGGCATTATGTACtttcttaattt
This Saccharomycodes ludwigii strain NBRC 1722 chromosome II, whole genome shotgun sequence DNA region includes the following protein-coding sequences:
- the RFA1 gene encoding replication factor A subunit protein RFA1 (similar to Saccharomyces cerevisiae YAR007C | RFA1 | Replication Factor A), with protein sequence MSHSISKGELFSIFTKEEKFKNPTGGVFKILSVKKNDRERKSCLFVIYDGEYNTKCLFKDAAFEKAFESNLEPGNVFRVLVASTAVLPQKKKCVLVVEDVEILEKNRLPPNQQTGIFLDSYLFEHPELSAVPEFRGAGFNAQPNKGAPQPPQINPTKPLQQHSVVSNNYQQQQHNNNINNHNHNNGSTSDSQKRPIFAIEQLSPYQNLWTIKARVSYKSDIRTWRNQRGEGKLFNVNFLDETGEIRATAFNDNAEKYFEILQEGKVYYVSKARVQPSKPQFSHLKHPYELQLDRDSVVEECMDDQGNVPQLHFDFVKLSSVENTEPNSVVDVMGIIQEITPVFQINSKAGKTYDRRDITIVDDSGYSISLGLWNNLAVDFNLPEGSVIVAKGVRVSDFNGKSLSMTPNGNIYSNPETPEAFALKGWYDSQGKSSTFHSLKQEFSRRDNIAERKTIRAAEEENLGASERGDYFNIKAAITYVRTDNFCYPGCSSPNCAKKVIETSDGSWRCEKCDATYPTPNYRYTLSISVLDETGQMWLTLFNEQAETLLGVSANKLMEIKENSDTEFNDIIQKVQMCEFDFRIRARQDTYNDVQKIRYSAATISRLNFKAEADYLAKELSKVNI
- the NUP60 gene encoding FG-nucleoporin NUP60 (similar to Saccharomyces cerevisiae YAR002W | NUP60 | NUclear Pore), translated to MPGFIGKVVKPQTKKKSIFASLKSLFEIQRNKVVADNKKEKVKKLDYNNNNLLVPGGFYTGDYATPLQPIEVVNSIKNDTVVNNMDHGHENDSYASIHEDPDTSNAKLAKFFQEKGKEPLSEIELEGVLSLINKSRKVLVKKGEEAINNHSAMLCDNKSAVLSSTRRSSEVPEFTPNYDPNLKHVQSLPYKKRIFDFSVVASPYKLNGIYQPKITENTSEEQEKTEVKGKKLSNTATALINLLSESEEPSLKLQRDDSMSNPYKSFLPKVVATKDASGCIEEQKNKNLLYKNKHMRSSSPGEKASRLEENSKLEKDEQSFIKDKTETALAPNKSKFSFSFNSTTQSLPKNTVANNVLKGPNENIKAGTLDGNSKVQNGSAIITKEKKEETETCYNYDFPTPSLFPGCALDSSVDEAKVELFKRSFVF